A region of Rhodoferax potami DNA encodes the following proteins:
- a CDS encoding CheR family methyltransferase: MADASISEDDFQKFREFFYRKTGIQFDMSKRYFVDKRLLERMADTGNATFRSYFTMLRFQASGVELQTLTNSMTVNETYFFREEYQFKCLVNSLLPDLVSRKKDDGPLRIWVLPSSSGEEPYSIAIYLLERWAGIHNFDVEIVASDIDTRILEQARRGLYSPRSVGQLPTAYRQKYFRQVGEDFQICDDLRGAVEYTRVNLSDRADTRAYRNFNVVFCRNLLIYFDDVSRKAAAETFYDALKPGGFICLGHSESMSRISSLYKVRKFPEAIVYQKPTE; the protein is encoded by the coding sequence ATGGCAGACGCCTCTATCTCCGAAGACGACTTCCAGAAATTCCGGGAGTTCTTCTATCGCAAAACCGGCATCCAGTTCGACATGTCCAAGCGTTACTTTGTGGACAAGCGGCTTCTGGAGCGAATGGCGGACACCGGCAACGCCACCTTTCGCAGCTACTTCACCATGCTGCGCTTTCAGGCCAGTGGGGTCGAGCTGCAGACGCTCACCAACTCCATGACGGTAAACGAGACCTACTTTTTCCGCGAGGAGTACCAGTTCAAGTGCCTGGTGAACTCCTTGTTGCCGGACTTGGTGTCGCGCAAGAAAGACGATGGTCCGCTGCGGATCTGGGTATTGCCTTCCTCCAGCGGTGAGGAGCCCTATTCGATCGCGATCTACCTGCTGGAGCGCTGGGCCGGCATCCATAATTTTGATGTCGAAATCGTAGCGTCGGATATCGACACCCGGATCCTCGAGCAGGCCCGCCGTGGTTTGTATTCGCCCCGTTCGGTGGGGCAGCTGCCCACGGCATACCGGCAAAAGTACTTCCGGCAGGTGGGGGAAGACTTTCAGATTTGCGACGACTTGCGTGGCGCCGTGGAGTACACCCGAGTCAACTTGTCGGACCGGGCGGACACGCGTGCCTACCGCAATTTTAATGTGGTGTTCTGCCGCAACCTGCTGATTTATTTTGACGATGTGTCCCGCAAGGCGGCTGCGGAAACCTTTTACGACGCCCTTAAGCCGGGGGGATTTATCTGCCTTGGACATTCCGAATCCATGAGCCGGATTTCTTCGCTCTACAAGGTGCGCAAGTTCCCCGAAGCGATTGTTTACCAGAAGCCAACGGAGTAA
- a CDS encoding HEAT repeat domain-containing protein, which yields MGLIKQTPAEGVRGDTRTSARDCPSLCKQLLAAEPEVRRWAARDLVDCPDCSEALVEALQVEPDASVREVMLTSITRIGDGTAVNGLVACLRSEDAGLRNEAIEAMKQLPDAVAPIMLGLLMDEDSDVRIFAVNILESLRHPLVENWLLQVIDVDDHVNVCGTAVDLLGEVGGAASLESLLRLKVRFADEPYIQYAADLAIKRIQEN from the coding sequence ATGGGACTGATCAAACAAACTCCAGCGGAGGGCGTCCGCGGGGACACCCGGACCTCCGCGCGTGACTGCCCCAGCTTGTGCAAGCAATTGCTCGCCGCTGAACCCGAAGTGCGCCGCTGGGCTGCGCGGGACCTGGTGGATTGCCCCGACTGCTCGGAGGCCCTGGTGGAGGCATTGCAAGTCGAGCCTGATGCCTCGGTGCGTGAGGTCATGCTGACAAGCATCACCCGCATTGGCGACGGCACCGCTGTCAACGGCCTGGTGGCGTGCTTGCGCTCCGAGGACGCGGGCTTGCGGAACGAAGCCATCGAAGCCATGAAGCAACTGCCCGATGCAGTGGCACCCATCATGCTGGGCCTGTTAATGGATGAAGACAGTGATGTGCGTATCTTCGCGGTGAACATCTTGGAGTCCCTGCGCCACCCCTTGGTGGAGAACTGGCTGCTGCAGGTGATCGATGTGGACGACCATGTCAACGTTTGCGGCACCGCGGTGGATTTGCTTGGTGAGGTCGGTGGCGCAGCCTCACTCGAATCGCTGTTGCGCCTCAAAGTCCGGTTCGCTGATGAGCCCTACATCCAATATGCCGCTGATCTCGCGATCAAACGCATTCAAGAGAACTGA
- the cheB gene encoding chemotaxis-specific protein-glutamate methyltransferase CheB, protein MIKLLIVDDSALMRRQLTQLFQNEGDFDIRQARNGQDAVEQNLSFEPDVVTLDINMPEMDGITALSLMMAQRPVPVIMVSSLTEKGALATFEALNLGAVDYVAKPGGTISLTLDDIRKDMLAKVRAAARSKLRSKATSGAERGSLRERMATDRQAVAERASQLAASKQDGVVLVGVSTGGPRSLEEVLPFFSEDFPLPVLVAQHMPASFTAPFAGRLNAMCPLEVLEADRPMPVEVGKIYIGKGGADMVLSKRGNTLTVAPKPESPEHMWHPSVELLARSALEHVAPSKIIAVMLTGMGYDGAEGFAEIKRRGGSTIAESEETAVVYGMPKELVQRKGASLVLPLNKIAAQVKTWVART, encoded by the coding sequence ATGATCAAACTGCTCATCGTTGACGACTCCGCACTGATGCGGCGCCAATTGACGCAGTTGTTTCAAAACGAAGGTGACTTCGACATCCGCCAGGCCCGCAACGGCCAGGATGCGGTGGAACAAAACCTGAGCTTTGAGCCTGACGTCGTGACCTTGGACATCAACATGCCTGAGATGGACGGTATTACCGCCCTCTCCTTGATGATGGCCCAGCGGCCGGTGCCGGTGATCATGGTCTCGTCTCTCACCGAGAAAGGCGCACTGGCCACCTTTGAGGCCCTCAACCTCGGGGCGGTGGACTATGTGGCCAAGCCCGGTGGCACGATTTCGCTCACGCTGGACGACATCCGCAAGGACATGCTGGCCAAGGTGCGGGCGGCAGCCCGCTCCAAACTGCGGAGCAAAGCGACCTCGGGCGCAGAGCGCGGCTCGCTGCGCGAGCGCATGGCAACCGACCGGCAGGCAGTGGCTGAGCGCGCGAGCCAGTTGGCGGCCAGCAAGCAAGACGGTGTAGTGCTGGTGGGTGTCTCTACCGGTGGCCCCCGCTCACTGGAAGAGGTGTTGCCTTTCTTTTCGGAAGACTTTCCTCTGCCGGTGCTGGTGGCGCAGCACATGCCGGCCAGTTTTACCGCCCCCTTCGCGGGCCGACTGAACGCCATGTGCCCCCTGGAGGTGCTGGAAGCCGATCGCCCCATGCCGGTGGAGGTAGGCAAGATTTACATCGGCAAGGGTGGTGCAGACATGGTGCTCAGCAAACGTGGCAACACCCTGACCGTGGCACCCAAACCGGAGTCGCCTGAGCACATGTGGCATCCGTCGGTGGAGTTGCTGGCGCGCAGTGCGCTTGAGCATGTGGCGCCTTCCAAGATCATCGCAGTGATGCTCACCGGTATGGGCTACGACGGTGCCGAGGGGTTCGCAGAAATCAAACGGCGCGGTGGCAGCACGATTGCCGAGTCAGAAGAAACCGCCGTGGTGTACGGCATGCCCAAAGAACTGGTTCAGCGTAAAGGCGCAAGCCTGGTTCTCCCTTTAAACAAAATTGCAGCACAGGTCAAAACCTGGGTTGCACGCACCTGA
- a CDS encoding chemotaxis protein CheW — translation MSTPNSSMQPSGAAVPDEGDNASGIRQYVTFMAGDEVFAVEMAPVQEIIRVPEVVRVPMAPHTLEGLANLRGHVLPIVSLRRALGFAERVSDDSSRAVVINYGEPLGFVVDRVSSVVGVDPSKMEGLDGVGCTVDADLLSGIIKDVGGHAMVMVLNFQKLIDQEFAHIARMQRDQQAAGISSMGSGTTATAQHLVSEDELHLVSFDVAAQEYAIAISDVQEIVQIPETIIKVPRSQSHVLGVMTLRNRLLPLVSLRSMFALDRRASDESSRIVVVSVQGASVGVVVDNVNEVLRVPQKLVEPMPPLLAREGDMADITEICSIDGGKRLVSIISTDNLFRHSAIKDALANLDAEGQRLTDRHQNTGPDDEQVVVFRLGTEEFGVPIDSVQEIVRVPAELTHVPKAPAAVEGVINLRGQVLPVMDLRRRLGLNGVARNDGQRIVVFMIQNVRTGFIVDSVAEVLKVPLHAIEPAPRMSDAQSSLLARMANLEKQKRMLQLLEPSHLLADADLNQVAAISA, via the coding sequence ATGAGCACTCCCAACAGTTCCATGCAGCCGTCCGGTGCGGCTGTGCCGGACGAAGGCGATAACGCCTCCGGGATCCGGCAGTACGTCACTTTCATGGCGGGGGACGAGGTCTTCGCGGTGGAAATGGCGCCGGTGCAAGAAATCATCCGTGTGCCTGAGGTTGTGCGGGTACCTATGGCACCTCACACCCTGGAGGGCTTGGCCAACCTGCGGGGCCATGTGTTGCCGATCGTGTCCCTGCGCCGCGCGCTGGGATTTGCAGAGCGAGTGTCCGACGACTCCTCGCGGGCTGTGGTCATCAATTACGGCGAGCCCCTGGGCTTTGTGGTGGACCGGGTATCCAGCGTGGTGGGGGTAGACCCCAGCAAAATGGAAGGCCTGGACGGCGTCGGATGCACCGTCGATGCCGACCTGCTGTCAGGCATCATCAAAGACGTGGGTGGCCACGCGATGGTGATGGTTCTGAACTTTCAGAAACTGATCGACCAGGAGTTTGCCCACATCGCCCGCATGCAGCGCGACCAGCAAGCCGCTGGCATCAGCAGCATGGGCTCTGGCACCACGGCTACTGCGCAGCATCTGGTCAGCGAAGACGAGTTGCACCTCGTAAGCTTTGATGTGGCTGCTCAGGAGTACGCGATTGCGATCTCGGATGTGCAAGAAATTGTGCAGATCCCAGAGACCATCATCAAAGTGCCGCGCTCTCAGAGCCATGTGTTAGGGGTGATGACCTTGCGCAACCGCCTGCTACCGCTGGTCTCCTTGCGCAGCATGTTTGCACTGGACCGTCGCGCGTCGGATGAGTCCAGCCGCATCGTGGTGGTGTCGGTGCAGGGCGCCTCGGTCGGTGTGGTGGTAGACAACGTGAACGAGGTGCTACGGGTCCCGCAAAAGCTGGTGGAGCCGATGCCGCCCTTGTTGGCCCGCGAAGGCGACATGGCCGATATCACCGAAATCTGCAGCATCGACGGCGGCAAGCGCTTGGTGTCCATCATCTCCACCGACAACCTGTTTCGCCACTCTGCCATTAAGGACGCCCTGGCCAACCTCGATGCCGAGGGCCAGCGCCTGACAGATCGGCACCAGAACACGGGCCCCGACGACGAGCAGGTCGTGGTCTTCCGCCTCGGTACCGAAGAGTTCGGTGTGCCCATCGACAGCGTGCAGGAAATCGTGCGCGTGCCTGCAGAGCTGACACATGTGCCCAAAGCACCTGCTGCGGTGGAGGGGGTCATTAACTTGCGTGGACAGGTCTTGCCGGTGATGGATTTGCGCCGGCGGCTGGGGCTGAACGGGGTAGCCCGCAATGATGGCCAACGCATTGTGGTCTTCATGATCCAAAACGTGCGCACCGGCTTCATTGTGGATTCGGTGGCCGAAGTCCTCAAGGTGCCGCTGCACGCGATCGAGCCGGCACCCCGCATGTCTGATGCGCAAAGCAGCCTGTTGGCCCGCATGGCCAACCTCGAGAAGCAGAAACGCATGCTCCAGCTGCTGGAACCCTCCCACTTGCTCGCCGACGCCGATTTGAACCAGGTTGCGGCGATCAGCGCCTGA